A stretch of DNA from Gemmatimonadota bacterium:
TAGCAAGCGCATGGGTGCGCTATATGAAGTTTGCGATTTTTGTGGTGGGTATTTCTGGCGGTGTGCGCGTCCGTTCGCTGGAGCGCTATATTTTACCGCAGGAGTCTTTCGATTCCGCAGGCGAATCTCGCGATGTGCCACCCTTTGAGCTGACTACCGAACGCTGGGTGCTCGAGATCTATCGCACGATTATCGAATCTCTGCAATCTATCGCGTGGATGTTGCTCGTCTTTTTTATCGTTTCACTGGGTATGTACATTGTCGTGCGTATCTTTGAAATGCGCCGGGGGACGAACGAGTGATGAGTAGAGAGGGCGATAAAGCGGTGGACATCGGATTGCGGCGAATATTATATTGGGCGTTATTGACGCAAAGGGGTCTGGTATGGAGAAAATAGAGAAAAAAGTGATACCGGGCTGGACCGGGAGATGCTATGAGGATTTCGAGGTGGGCGAAATCTACCGAAGCCGGTTCGGGCGGACGGTGACGACGGCTGACAACCAGTTGTTTACGCATCTGACCCTGAATACCAATCCGCTTCACTTTGACGAGGAGTACGCCCGTCGGACGCGGTGGGGAAAGATTCTGGTGAACAGCACGTTTACGCTCGCGCTGGTCGTGGGGATGAGTGTCCCGGACGTGAGCGAGCAGGCGATGGCGAACCTGGGTTGGAGCGAGATCCGGCTTCCGAACCCTGTATTTGTGGGAGATACGCTCTATTGCGAGACGGAGGTGCTCGCCAGGCGGGAGTCGAAGTCGTTTCCGGAAGCAGGGATTGTGAAGGTTCGCACGCGGGGCGTGAATCAGCACGGCCGCGTCGTCATAGATCTGACTCGCAGTGTGATGGTCTATAAGAGGGCGCACGCGCCGTTGGCGGATACTTTTCCCGAAATTCACGAGGAGAAAGACGGGTGAAGTCGATGCGGTCCTGGCTTTTTGTACCGGGGCACCGGCAGCGTATGATCGACAAGGCTCTGGGCCTGCCGGCGGATGTGTTGATATTCGATCTGGAGGACGGCGTCCCGGAGGCTGAGAAGGATGTTGCGCGCAGTCGTGTCGCTGCCGCGCTGGATGGCCCGCATGGCGGCTCAACGCGGTTCGTCAGGGTTCACGATGCTGGTTCATCCGAATTGGACGCCGATCTGCAGGTGATCGCGCGTGCGGGGCTGCAGGGGCTCGTGTTGTCCAAAGTGCAGGGTCCAGAGGATGTGCTTCAGGTGTGCCGGTGGCTGGACCGGCACGAGACCAGAGCGGGTATTCCATCTGGAGGCGTCGGGCTTCTGGCAACCATTGAGAGCGCCCGGGGTCTGGTTCAGGCGCCTGCGATCGCATCCGTTACACCCAGGCTGGTGGGGCTTATGTTCGGCGCGGAGGATTTCGCGCTGGATATGGGCCTTTTTTCGCACCCGGGACAGGGATTGGTCAATTACGCCCGATCGGCTCTGGCGGTGGCCGCGGCAAGCGGGAAAATCCGGGCTATAGACAAGGTATTTACGGACATCAGCGATCTTGACGGGTTGGCTGTGGAGGCGCGACGGGCCAGAGATCTGGGGTTTGCCGGAAAAGCCGTGATTCATCCGGGTCAGGTTGGGATGGTGAATGAAATTTTCAGTCCCACGGAGGTCGAGGAGAGGTGGGCACGGCGAATTGTTGAGGCTTTTGAACGGCGGGCGGACGAAGGCCCGGCGACTGTAGATGGTCGGATGGTAGATAGGCCGATTTTGGAACGGGCGCGCTGGATCCTGGATCGCCTTGAGGAAGAGGGTTAACTTGCACGATCAAAACCAACATCCGCCCCTGAATGGAATAAGGATTGTCTCGGTGGAGCAGTTCGGAGCGGGGCCGTGGGCAACGATGATGCTGGCGGACCTTGGGGCGGAGATCATCAAGATCGAGAATCCCGAGACGGGCGGCGATGTCGCGCGTTATGTGCCACCTTATACGGCTGATCAGGATAGCGTGTATTTCCAGAGTTTCAACCGAAACAAGAAGAGTATGACGCTGAATTTGCAGCATCCAGGAGGGCGGGAGGTGTTGCATCGGCTGGTGGGGATTTCGGATGGGGTGTTCAACAATCTGCGCGGAGACCTTCCGGCTCGGCTGGGTCTGGATTATCCGGCGCTGCGTGCGATCAAGGCTTCCATTGTGTGCTGCTCGCTTTCCGCGTTCGGACGGCATGGGTCTCGGGCGGGTGAACCGGGATACGATTATCTGATGCAGGGATATGCCGGATGGATGAGTCTTACGGGCGAGCCTGACGGTCCGCCGACGAAGACAGGACTTTCTCTCGTGGATCTCGGCGCGGGCACCATGGCGTCTCTGGGTATGGTCAGCGCGATCTTCCGCGCCAGACAGACGGGTCTGGGGTGCGACGTAGATGTGAATCTGTTCGATACGGCACTGGCGAATCTGGGATATGTGGCGGCGTGGTTCCTGACCAGAGGGTATCAGGCGCATCGGACGCCGGATTCTTCTCATCCGTCACAGATCCCGTCGCAGGTGGTGCCGACCAGGGACGGATGGCTGGTGATCATGTGCGCAAAGGAGAAGTTTTTTCAAAATCTGGTACGTGTTCTGGGGGTGCCGGAACTGGCGGAAGATTCCCGGTTCTGCTCTTTTGCTGATCGCCTGGAGAACCGGGATGTTCTGGTTCCGATTCTGAAGGATCTCTTCCGCAAGAAGACGACCGACGATTGGCTGGCGCTGCTCAAGGGCAAGGTGCCCTGCGCGCCCGTGAATACGGTTGCGCAGGCTTTTGCCGACCCGCAGGTGGCCGAAGATAATATGATACTGGAGTTGCCGCATCCGGAGTTCGGAGCCGTCCGGGTGGTGGCGAGTCCCATAGATGTCGGCGGTGGATCGGTTGAACCCCGGCGCGGGCCTTCACTGGGGGAACACAACGAGTCGATCTTGGGCGAGTATCTCGGATATTCGATGCCAGAGATTGAGAAGCTCCGAAGCGATGGCGCCATTTGAATTTTCAGGCATTGGGCAATTCGGTTCGCAATGCGAATTTTTCCTCAGGCGTTCCCGCGCCTTTTAATACTTCCAGATATGCTTTGTGCAGTCGCTGTGCTTCGGCCATGTTTTGCTGGTTATACACGTTGTTCTTTTGCGCGAGGTCTGTTTGGAGGTCGTATAGTTCCGCTGGCCAGTTGGGTCCGCGATAGTGCAAGGTCCAGTTGCCGTCTGTGATGCTGGAGCACACGCTGCGGTCTTCGCGCACGGGCAGGGTTGCCGATGTGACGGCGACTTTCCGTTGTTCTTCTGCTTTTTCGCCTTTTAAGATGGGGGCGACTGATATCCCGTGTAGTCCATCGGGTTTTTTTATGCCTGCAAGGTCGAGTATTGTGGGCATGAAATCGACGGGTTGTGTTAAGGCTTTTGTGCGTTTTCCGGCTGCGTTGCTGCCGGGTACATATCCCATGAAAGCTGTGTGGGATACTTCTTCGTAATAGGGCCAGTCGCCATCTGGTCCCTGTCCGCTTTTGCCAATGCGTCCGTGGTCGCCGATGTAGTGTCCGTGGTCAGACATGAAGATTACGGCTGTGTCTTCCCAGAGGTTCAGGTTTTCTACTTTTTCCAACAGGTGACCGACCCAGGTGTCCATGAGTGTGACTTCACCTGCGTATAGTGCCTGCGTGTGTTTGATTTCTTCTGCGCTCAGGTAATCGCAATAGTCGTAAATGGGATGGTCGATGACTTCGCCTGTGTAGTCGGGGTTGTACATATTGACATAGTGCGCGGGGGGGTCCCACGGTTCGTGAGGATCAAAGGTGTCGATGTAGAGGAAGAATTTTTCGTGGGTGTGGTTTGCTTCCAGCCAGTCTGCGGCGCGTTGCATGGTGCGTGCGACAAAGGTGTCGCGTTCTGTTTCCCAGTGTGCTGCACGCCAGCGGTAGTGATATTGTTGCATGCGCTCAGGTGTGCGAATTTTTTCGGGGACTGATTCGAGGGGGACGGGTATATCATCTGTGATTGAGCGGTCGCCTTCTTGTCCGCGAATCCATTCCCAGCCCAAAAATCCGCGGTCAAATTGATGTCCGTCTCTTACCAGGTGCGGTGTGTCGCACAAGAGCATGGTGACATATCCCGCGTCTGTGAGGAGTTCGGACAAGATGACTTCATCTTCGGGAAGTGGCGTCCAGCCTCGAAAGGGGAATGTCAGCCTGCCGGTCATCATGTCTGTGCGCGTGGGTATTGTTGGGAATGATGCCTGATACGCGCGGTCAAAGACCATGCAGCGTTTGGAGAATGCGTCTATATGCGGCGTGTGGATCCAGGTATTTCCGTGACACCCCAGGTGATCATAACGCAAGGTGTCGGACATTACGACAATGATGTTCATGTGTGACCCTCCCAAAAAGGTTTCTGAATGCTGAAAATTGAGCTTGTGTAAAATAATTCCCTTTTTCAGAATCTGCAACACGAACGCCAGATGGTGTCAGAATGGTGTTGTGGTTTGCAGCAGGATATAACGCCTGTCGATGGTTGACAGCTTATAAATTTCTGTCTATGTTTGTAGCAAAATCAAATACCCATTTTAAAGTCACATATCACGTAAATACATGACGGAAAAAGATCCAGACATTCTATCCTTGGATGAAATCGAGGAAATCGAAAAGCTCACGTTGCGTTGGATATTTCAAGCGGTTTATGATTTCGGAATGGAAGCACATGAAATATTCCTTAGATCGCCTGATAGCGTTAAAGATATTGCTGAAGATATAACGCGAGAATTGCTTGATCGACTTTCAGGATTTAATGTGCAACAGAGAGTATATGGAACAGTTGATTATAAAAAAGCACGATATGTGATTCTTCCTGATCAAACCGTCAGACAGGCATTACTTATTGACTCAAAAGCAGAGAAGGAAAATCGTTCTGCAACGATTCAGATGTCACAAACGTCCATGTGGGTGAGACAACGGCGGTCCGGTGCTCAGGTTAATGAAAAAGGGTTTTTGCCAGAAATATCCAGATATGGAGATAAAAATTATCTCACAACGACATGCCTTATTCATTTCAGCTACGATGATCGTTTAGGTCGTCATCATTTGCGTGAAGTGACTATGATAGCAATTCCAAATGGAAAATTGCAAGGAAGGTATAATCCAACGGTTGATGATGGCATCTGGTTGGCTGGTAGAAATGCACCGATATTAGGTGAAGATTTCAGGGTAAGAGTAGGCTTTAGCAGATTAAAGGCCAAGGCTTCGTGGCGAATACAAAGGCTTACTTATGATGAAAAAAGACAGGAGTGTATAGGGTCATGGCAATCGTAAACTTGTTTAAATCACTTGCTCCGAACGCAATATATCACGGCGATTCGCAGGAGCTTTTGGGGAGAATTGAACGAGAATCCATTGCGCTCAGTATCTGGTCTCCTCCGTATTACGTCGGGAAAGAATACGAGAAGGATTTATCATTTGAAGATTGGAAAAATCTTCTGCAAAAGGTGATTAAACTACATTTTCCCATTGTAAAACCCGGTGGATTTTTAGTAATCAATATTGCCGATATATTGTGTTTTAAGGATGAGACGATGCCCAAAATTATGGCGGAAAACATTTCTCGTCGGAAAATTAATCTTACAAAAGAAGATATACTTAAGGTTGTACAACAGCATCCCAATTGGAATAGGTACAAACTTGCAGAACACTTCGGATGCAGCGAGCAAACAATAGATCGGCGGCTTAACGGTAACAATATTAGAGGTGGGAAATATCAATCTCAAACAAGGGTCTATCTCGTTGGGGAATTAATAGAAAAAGCTGCTACAGATGCAGGTTTTTATTTATATGATCGGCGTATATGGGTAAAAGACGCCGCCTGGGAGAACTCGAGGTGGCATACCATATCATACCGTTCTGTAGATGAGTCCGAATATATTTATATTTTTTGGAAGCCGGGTATAACGAAGGTTGATCGATCAAGGCTTACAAAACAAGAATGGGTAAATTGGGGTTCCAGAGGTGTATGGGAGATTCCTTCTGTACGCAGCAATTCAGATCATGATTCTAAGTTTCCAGTTGAGTTGCCTCGCAGAGCAATTAAGCTATTTACTGAGCCTGATGAAATTGTGCTCGATTGCTTTATAGGAAGTGGCACGACTGCTTTGGCAGCATTAAGTGAGGGAAGAAGATATATCGGTATTGACAAAGAAAAGAGGTCGGTAGAGATCGCAACAGAAGCTGTAAAATCATTCAATACGTACGAAAAAGAGCCTGAGCAGATGGATCTTCTGATACGGGAATTGGAAGCAGGATATGAGATAGATGAAAGACGCAAGATGTGACGTCAAAAGCGGGCGAACTCAAGGGTGTAATCTACAACTGACTATTGACCACGAAGTGATATGGATAAAGACAACAAACTTTTAGATGTGGTTGCATTGACCGAAGATATTGCTGAGTATGATCTCTGTCAGGGGCAGGTTGGAACAATTGTTGAGGTGCTTTCGGATGGTCAAGCGTTTGAAGTTGAATTTTGTGATCGGGAAGGTCGCACCTATGAATCAGTTGGTTTACGTCCCAACCAGTTTATCGTATTACACTATGCGCCGATCTCGAATGTCTGAGATGTTGTAAGTAAAAAGTTGATAATAAGCCCCGGATTTTTCCAGGGCTTTTTTTATAACGCAATAATCAGTTTGACCTCTGTAGGAGTGATGTTTTTTCAGGATTAATATTTGTGGTCACACGCATTGAGGAGGAGATGATGGATTCTATTTATGGGATTGTGCCGCCAGTGGTAACGCCGTTTCGAGAGGATGACTCGCTTGATGAGGGGGCGTTTCGTGCGGAAATTCAGTATATGGTTGAGACGGCAGAGGTGCACGGGGTGGCGGTGACGGGGAGTACGGGCGAGGGGCATACGCTCGGAGATGATGAGGTGAGGCAGTTGACGCAATGGGCAGTGGAGGAAGCCGATGGGCGAGTGCCAGTGATTACGGGGATTATTACGGATAGTACGAAGTCGGCAATTGAGCGGGGGAAGGCTGTGGCCGATTTGGGTCCGGTGGCGTTGCAGGTGACGCCGGTGCATTATTTGTTTCGGCCAGATGATGATGCGATGGTCAGGCATTTTGAGGCGTTGTGTGAGGGGACGGGATTGCCGGTGATGATTTACAATGTGGTGCCGTGGACGTATTTGTCGCCGGAGTTGTTGACGCGGATTATTGACGCGGTGGAAGGTGTGGTGGGGGTGAAGCAGAGTGCGGGAGATATGAAGTTGCTGGCTGATTTGTTGTTGATGGCGGGAGATCGAGCACGGATTATGACTGCGGTAGATGCGTTGTTGTATCCGTCATTTGTTTTAGGGGCGCACGGTGCGATTGCGGCGATTTTGACGGCGGTGCCCGAGTTGTGTGTGGCGGTGTGGGATGCGTGTCGTGCAGGTGATCATAAAAAGGCGTTGGATTTACACGAAAAGTTGCTGCCGATTTGGAATGCGATTTTTGATGATAATTTGCCCGCAAATACCAAGTATGCGATGAAGCTGCAGGGACGTAATGGAGGTGTGCCGCGCCCGCCAATGCCACCGTCGTCTGCCGAGCAGGAAAGGCAGGTTCAGGCGGCATTGGAGAATGCAGGTGTGATTTAATCCTTCCGCAATTGCACGGCTCGACGGCGATGATGGGAGTTGACGGCGTTGCGTATGATGCTGTGTAACCAGGGTCTAAATCGGTCGGGTTTGCGAAGTTGGTGCAGATTTTCGTACGCTTTGATAAATACGATTTGGACCAGATCTTCTACGTCGTCAACCAATCGTATGGATCGGGCAATTTGGGCATACACATATCGCGAATAGCGTTGCACCAGAATTGCGAATGCTTTGCGGTCGCCATCCAGAATTTGAGCGATGAGCGCGCTGTCTTCAATCTGTTCCACGAATGCTCCACGAGAAATCAATTCACGCGTGTTGAAATAAAAGACGAGTTTGTATCCCGAAAGTGTCGCACGGATATAAAAAAAGCCCCGGATTGTCCGGGGCTTTTGGTTTTATGGGCTGTTAAGCATTGGGACACTTAAAGTCCAGGCCATCCATGATGACTTTTATCTGGTCGGATGGTTTGAAATAATCTGTCGCCGTATAGTTTTCGCCCAGATCACCCATTAACCGACGGCGGCGAGGTGTCATGCGGGATAGCACTTCTTCGGGACATTTTTCGTAATCGTAGGGTCTGCACCACATTTGGCCATACCGAAAGGTGATGCTGCGCCGCACGACGTCTGTGTGATTTGGCGCAACCGCGTGCCACATGGTATTGGGGAAGATCGCGCAATCTCCCGCTTCGGCAATGAGTTGTATTGCGCCGGGTGGTGTTTCATTGCGCGCCTCTTTGGGCATTGGGCGGCGATGGCTACCGGGTACCAGACAGAAGTTTGCACAATTTTCGTGTGGAATATCGGTGAGGAAGAACTGTATTTTGAAGTTTAATGGCAGACTGTCTGGCGTGACTCGAATTTGTGCCAATGAGCGTCCAGCATCGGTGTGCCAGCCGATCAAGTTATCGGTTTTGTCATTTGGATAGCGCACGTAGATTTGCGATCCCATGATCTGGATATAAGGTCCCATCAGGTCGAGGATGGTGCCGAATAAGTTGGGATGGTCCATTAATCCGTCAATCCGACTTGTTCGGAAGAGCGTTTGGATGATGGTATAGACGCCTTTTTCGAGGACCTCGGGATATTTGGCTTCGTACTTTGCGATTACTTCATTGGCCGCATCGAGGTAACCCGCTGCTTCGTCTTTGGGGATTACATTTTTGAGATGTAAATATCCCTGCTCCTGCCACTGTTGCCGCATGGATTTGCTCACGTGGTTCATGTCAAAGCTCCTGTTTTTTGAATGTTGTTTTAGACCTTAGCTCTTGCCTGATTGTGTACAATGAGATATTTTTTCGATGAAACTATCGGAAAACAATATAAAAGGAGGCTTTTATGCTCGTGTTGACAACCCCCAATATTGAGGGAAAAACTGTTGATAGCTATCAGGGTATTGTGACGGGTGAAGCCATTTTGGGTGCCAATTTTTTCAAAGATATTTTTGCGAGTCTCCGCGATATTGTCGGCGGGCGTTCAGCCGCGTATGAGTCAGAACTCCGCAGAGCCAAAGATCTTGCCATTGAGGAAATGGTCGAACAGGCACGCGGTATGGGTGCCAATGCCGTCATTGGGGTGGATCTCGACTACGATACCGTTGGTGAGGGCAGTATGCTTATGGTCAGTGCCAGTGGCACGGCTGTTACTTATCGGGATTGAGACGGCGAACGAATCAACGAATCAACGACGCAGTTCGGACTAATTCGGGGTGGTAGGGTGGGGTTCGTCTATTCGTCTATTCGTCTATTCGTCTATTCGTCTATTCGTCTATTCGCGCTTTGTATTACCGTAGAATTGTTGTATTCATTTTTTATAGTGTTCTTTGGAAAATTTTGACTCTTTCACCACGGTTTGCGATTCGTAAATAGATCCGCTTCGGAGTGCGCCCGGCCAGGGCATTCGCACGGGTACGGCTTCCACGCGTGGGACGTTGGTCGGTTCACCGCGCACGATTGTTTCATTGAACAAATCCCAGTTGTTCAGGCCCGATAGGGGGTACGCATCGATCGCGCAGTATTGAAATAGGAGCAGTCGGCGGGGTTTGTCAGATGTGTTGGATACTGACCCGTGTAGCATGCGGACGTGGTGGATTGTGATGCCGCCTGCTTTGACCATTACGGGTACGGCGCCTTTGTCGCTAAAGGTAGAGTCGGTTACGGCGCCACAGAAATGGCCCTCGAGGTGATGGTCGTAAATTGGCCCTTTGTGCGAGCCGGGGATGACGAGCAAGGGGCCGTTCTCTTCTGTCATGTCGTCGAGTACTATACCCACGGCGAGCAAGTCGTCGTTGCTATGCGGATAAAATGCCCAGTCCTGATGCCATTCGACCGGGCTGCCGTAGCCGGGTTGCTTCATGTTCAGTTTGTTGCCATTACACCGCAGGCCGTATCCGATCAATTGCGATACGATTCCCAAAATTTTCTCGTGATGCAGGGTTTTGCGATATACTTCATGTAGCAAAATCGGACTTTTTAAGCGTCTCAGTTTTGGGTTTTCGGGTGTGTGTCCGGGTTCGAGGTCGAATACTTCGGTGTGATCGGTGACCTCCCGCGATTTTTCCACATATTCATCGGTTATCCGACGCAGGTCATTGACTTCGTTTTCACTGAGCACGTTCTCCACACCGAGATATCCGTGTTCGTGATAAAACGCAATTTGTTTCTGGGTGAGCATGGTTTACTCCTTACTTTTATGGATGGCGGTATTTGTTTCCAAATTTTTCGCGCAGTAAGACGGCGCCTTCTGCACGGTCGGTTTCTGCAAGGCGATCGCAATAGTCTTCGAAAGCTCCCCAGGTGTGCATTGGTCCACCTTCTTGCATGACTGTCCAGAGGGGATCGTTGTCGTAGGGTCGCGGCATGGTTTCCATCATGTGGTCGTGCCAGTTCATGAGGCGATACGCAGCCTCGCGGCATATATCGGGATTTTCAGACGCGACGTCGCGCATTTCATAGGGGTCGTCTGATAGGTTAAACAATAGTTCGCGTGGGTAAAGTCGATATCCGTCGTGATAGGTGCGGATATAAATCCAGTCGTCAAAGCGGACAGCCCGCTGACATACATGCGCGCACTGGCTCAAGATCAATTCGCTACGCCCGGCATCTGCGCCTTCGGTAATGACAGGGGCGTAACTTTCGCCATCCCACAACGCTTGTTTTTGCCCACATAGAAGATCGGCTAATGTGGGCGCTAAATCAATATTGTAATGCAGGCCCTCGTCTGTGATTCCAGACTGCCCGCCGGGCCATTTTACAATCATCGGTATATGGCAGGTCGCCTGATCGGCTGTTCCGTGTTCGCCGTATATGCCGAGTTCGCCCATGTTTTCGCCGTGATCCGCGCTGATGATGATCGCGGTGTCGTCCAGTACGCCTTTGTCTTCCAATATGCCCACAATGATGGCAATTTGATCATCTACGTACCGGATTGCGGTGTCGTATCCGTCGATCATTCGCCGCAGGTCGTCCATGTTGTCCAGGCGCCCGGGGTGCCGGGGAAAGCGGGGATTGGGGCGGTCGTTCCACATCATGATGTCCTGCGCGGTGTGGGGGCCGACGAGTTTTTTGTGTTCTTCCAGCAATTCGGGTGTTAGCCAGGCTGGGAGAGGATCATCGGCAAAGGGTTCGCCGTATTCTGCTGGCGCGCGATAGGGGGTGTGTACATCCCAGTAATTGATGTGCAAAAACCAGTTGTCGTCCGCGGCATTGTCATTCAGCCATTTTTCGACTACGGGTGTTACTTCTTCGGCTGATTCCATGCCGCCTTTGCCGGTGTTATGTATTTCGTTGAAGCCGGCATAAAAGTGCCACGCGGCATGCCGCTGTCCAAAGGGGCTGATCATGGATGTTTTAAAGCCCTGACGCTGTAAGAATCCGGCCAGTCCCTCGTTGGCGAGTCGATCTCGAAATCCGCGGTTTGGTCCATTTATTCTCCGTTCTGATGCGGTGCCGCCGTGTCCTACGACGCCCGAATGAATGCCGAATTGCCCGGAGTAAAATGCGGTGCGCGACGGCAAGCAGGGTGCGTCTGTTGTATAGACCTGGTTAAATCGAATGCCTTCGGCTGCGATTTTGTCAATTGTTGGCGATGTGTTGCGGTGATATCCGTAACAGCCCAGGTGCGTGGGATTTAAGGCGTCGAGATCGAGGTACAGGATGCGCATAGATGTTCCTTTTCTGTTTTGGTTCGTTCAGGGGATAATTTACCTTTAAAATTGTTTCTTAGCAAGTGTTCCACGCTGATAATCAGAACCTCTTGACGGATTGGCCCGTTGACATTATTCTGCATCGCACAAACAATAGCGAGGAGAGCACAGATGACAGAGCCAACAATTTCTCTTTCACAGGAACAAATTCATTCATTTCACGAGGATGGGTTCCTCGTTCTCAATGCGATTACGACGGAGGAGGAGGTGGAACAGCTTCGGAAAATTTACGATCGGCTTTTTTCGGATCGCACGGGGTGGGATCAGGGGAGTCAGTTTGATCTGGCGGGTACAGATGAGGATGATCAACCACGCCTTCCGCAAATGCTCGGTCCCAGCCGTTTTGCGCCCGAGTTGAAGGATACGCTCTATCTGGCCAATGCGCGGGCGATTGCGCGGCAGTTGCTGGGTTCTGATATGCTCGATAGGAATGGCGAACACATGATTTACAAGCCGCCGCGTATTGGTGCGCCAACGCCGTGGCATCAGGATCAGGCGTATCACGATCCTGCGATGGCGTACAAAGGTGTAAATTTTTGGATGCCGCTGGACGATGCGACGGTTGAATCCGGTTGTTTGCAGTTTATTCCGGGTAGCCACAAGCTCGATGTTTTGCCGCATCACAGTATTAACCGGGATCCGCGTATTCACGGTCTTGAGGTCGATGATCCCGAACAGTATGCCGCGCGGGCGGTTCCTTGCCCTGTTGCGGCTGGCGGGGCTTCGCTTCACGCGTGTTATATGCTTCACTACGCTGAGCCAAATCGCACAGATGTTCCGCGGAGGGCTTATACGCTTACGTTCAGGACGCCACCCCAGACGCGCGATAAGCCCGTTGATGCATATTGGCAAAAGAACAAACAGACGGCGCGGCAAGCAAGGGCAGATGCGTATCAAACAAGGGGTTCTATGTAGTAGATCA
This window harbors:
- a CDS encoding phytanoyl-CoA dioxygenase family protein, which encodes MLTQKQIAFYHEHGYLGVENVLSENEVNDLRRITDEYVEKSREVTDHTEVFDLEPGHTPENPKLRRLKSPILLHEVYRKTLHHEKILGIVSQLIGYGLRCNGNKLNMKQPGYGSPVEWHQDWAFYPHSNDDLLAVGIVLDDMTEENGPLLVIPGSHKGPIYDHHLEGHFCGAVTDSTFSDKGAVPVMVKAGGITIHHVRMLHGSVSNTSDKPRRLLLFQYCAIDAYPLSGLNNWDLFNETIVRGEPTNVPRVEAVPVRMPWPGALRSGSIYESQTVVKESKFSKEHYKK
- a CDS encoding sulfatase, coding for MRILYLDLDALNPTHLGCYGYHRNTSPTIDKIAAEGIRFNQVYTTDAPCLPSRTAFYSGQFGIHSGVVGHGGTASERRINGPNRGFRDRLANEGLAGFLQRQGFKTSMISPFGQRHAAWHFYAGFNEIHNTGKGGMESAEEVTPVVEKWLNDNAADDNWFLHINYWDVHTPYRAPAEYGEPFADDPLPAWLTPELLEEHKKLVGPHTAQDIMMWNDRPNPRFPRHPGRLDNMDDLRRMIDGYDTAIRYVDDQIAIIVGILEDKGVLDDTAIIISADHGENMGELGIYGEHGTADQATCHIPMIVKWPGGQSGITDEGLHYNIDLAPTLADLLCGQKQALWDGESYAPVITEGADAGRSELILSQCAHVCQRAVRFDDWIYIRTYHDGYRLYPRELLFNLSDDPYEMRDVASENPDICREAAYRLMNWHDHMMETMPRPYDNDPLWTVMQEGGPMHTWGAFEDYCDRLAETDRAEGAVLLREKFGNKYRHP
- a CDS encoding phytanoyl-CoA dioxygenase family protein, with the protein product MTEPTISLSQEQIHSFHEDGFLVLNAITTEEEVEQLRKIYDRLFSDRTGWDQGSQFDLAGTDEDDQPRLPQMLGPSRFAPELKDTLYLANARAIARQLLGSDMLDRNGEHMIYKPPRIGAPTPWHQDQAYHDPAMAYKGVNFWMPLDDATVESGCLQFIPGSHKLDVLPHHSINRDPRIHGLEVDDPEQYAARAVPCPVAAGGASLHACYMLHYAEPNRTDVPRRAYTLTFRTPPQTRDKPVDAYWQKNKQTARQARADAYQTRGSM
- a CDS encoding heavy metal-binding domain-containing protein, whose protein sequence is MLVLTTPNIEGKTVDSYQGIVTGEAILGANFFKDIFASLRDIVGGRSAAYESELRRAKDLAIEEMVEQARGMGANAVIGVDLDYDTVGEGSMLMVSASGTAVTYRD